One region of Exiguobacterium acetylicum genomic DNA includes:
- a CDS encoding Rqc2 family fibronectin-binding protein: protein MAFDGLMTTRVVEELQPLVGGRINKVYQPYTLDLVFQVRAERKNVLLLASANAMYARMHITSEAVSNPSEPPLFCMMLRKHVEGGFIESIEQLERDRIIVLRVRSRNELGDEEAKKIYIELMGRHSNIILTDGQDKILDAIKHLPLSQNTFRTIMPGMTYQLPPAQDKVDPLTGDIEKALHRIDWNAGKLDRQLLGLFSGLSPQIAKEIVSRAGLANRTTLASAFQEVLKELDGPYVLQRMDGGKERFAPIRLTEGSIIDEKTFTTSGQVLDAFFHQKANRDRVKQQAADLERFIKSEYDKNILKRSKLEKDLEATLRMDEWKHKGELLTTYLYQLERGMKEATVVDYYDPDGAEITISLDPRFSPNENAQRYYKRYNKLKTAKVEVARQLEKNQAEIAYFEGLLAQLDVASPEDIREMREELVEEGYLRERQKKKKKPQLPQLEEYRSSTGLPFFVGKNNKQNDYATFKFGRRSDTWLHTKDIPGSHVIIQSDAPDEATLKEAAIVAAYFSKARESSQVPVDFTELRYVKKPSGAKPGFVIYTDQTTLYVTPDPDVVQSLRQ, encoded by the coding sequence ATGGCTTTTGACGGATTGATGACGACACGCGTCGTCGAAGAACTCCAACCGCTCGTCGGAGGACGGATCAATAAGGTATACCAACCGTATACATTGGATTTAGTATTCCAGGTCCGGGCCGAGCGAAAAAACGTATTATTGCTCGCCTCTGCGAATGCCATGTATGCACGAATGCACATTACGTCGGAAGCGGTCAGCAACCCGAGTGAACCCCCACTCTTCTGCATGATGCTCCGCAAACATGTCGAAGGCGGGTTCATCGAGTCAATCGAACAACTCGAACGCGACCGGATCATCGTCTTGCGCGTCCGCTCCCGGAACGAACTTGGCGATGAGGAAGCGAAAAAAATCTATATCGAATTGATGGGACGTCACTCGAACATCATTTTGACTGATGGACAAGATAAGATCCTCGATGCGATCAAACACTTACCACTCAGTCAAAATACCTTCCGGACGATCATGCCAGGGATGACATACCAGCTTCCGCCGGCACAGGATAAAGTCGATCCGCTTACGGGAGATATCGAAAAGGCGCTTCACCGGATTGACTGGAACGCTGGTAAGCTCGATCGCCAGTTACTCGGTCTCTTCAGTGGTCTGTCCCCGCAAATCGCAAAAGAGATCGTCTCGCGGGCAGGTCTAGCCAACCGGACGACTCTTGCGTCTGCCTTTCAAGAAGTCCTGAAGGAACTCGATGGTCCTTATGTGCTGCAACGGATGGATGGCGGGAAGGAACGTTTCGCCCCTATCCGCTTGACGGAAGGATCCATCATCGATGAGAAGACGTTTACGACGAGTGGTCAAGTTCTCGATGCGTTCTTCCATCAAAAGGCGAACCGCGACCGCGTCAAACAACAAGCAGCTGATCTCGAACGGTTCATCAAGAGTGAATATGATAAAAATATTCTAAAACGCTCGAAACTCGAAAAAGATTTAGAAGCGACGTTACGGATGGATGAGTGGAAACATAAAGGGGAATTACTGACGACCTATCTGTATCAGCTCGAACGCGGGATGAAGGAAGCGACAGTCGTCGATTACTATGATCCAGACGGCGCTGAAATCACGATTTCACTCGATCCCCGCTTTTCACCGAATGAGAACGCGCAACGCTACTACAAACGGTACAACAAATTAAAGACTGCCAAAGTCGAAGTCGCGCGTCAGCTTGAGAAGAACCAGGCTGAGATCGCATATTTTGAAGGTTTGCTGGCCCAACTCGACGTCGCGTCCCCTGAAGACATCCGGGAAATGCGCGAGGAACTCGTCGAAGAAGGTTATCTGCGCGAACGACAAAAGAAGAAAAAGAAACCGCAGCTTCCACAACTCGAAGAATACCGTTCTTCGACTGGTCTTCCATTCTTCGTCGGAAAGAACAATAAACAAAATGATTACGCGACGTTCAAGTTCGGACGCCGGTCCGATACGTGGTTACACACGAAGGATATTCCGGGATCACACGTCATCATTCAAAGTGATGCACCGGACGAGGCGACGTTGAAGGAAGCAGCGATCGTCGCGGCTTATTTCTCGAAAGCACGTGAATCAAGCCAAGTCCCGGTCGACTTCACGGAACTACGTTATGTCAAAAAACCGAGTGGTGCAAAGCCCGGATTCGTCATCTACACGGATCAAACGACTCTCTACGTCACACCTGATCCAGATGTCGTCCAGTCCTTGCGTCAATGA
- a CDS encoding FUSC family protein, protein MKLKFRIGLRTIKTGIAVAFALSISWYVFGIYSGMGAVAAIVAMQPTIHRSFKIVFNRIFGTVLGLMCGLAIVATLGANPLTIGLAVVVSLVLNSMIGRTDMSTFAAFAIVLMFESPTADYVHYALSRSLLTVVGVLSAVLVNYIVFPPHYEDRLLLLVKKTTQQLMEDWRSLVQDDGRLLTVRKQILKHEEMMLMLQEDQKYPLVASGQSEAFIRLKELVDLEDKLLVLLESIASHRDIPMTEEQEKTLGQEIDFLLSHHYDVIFSHERKQAMFSFDQELSEAKDIIHGHLLDYREQLEKMK, encoded by the coding sequence GTGAAATTAAAGTTTCGGATTGGACTTCGAACGATTAAGACCGGCATCGCGGTAGCTTTTGCACTCAGCATCTCTTGGTATGTCTTTGGTATTTATTCAGGAATGGGGGCTGTCGCAGCCATCGTTGCGATGCAACCGACGATTCATCGTTCATTTAAAATCGTCTTTAATCGGATTTTCGGAACGGTACTCGGACTGATGTGTGGACTCGCTATCGTTGCGACACTTGGCGCCAATCCACTGACGATCGGACTCGCCGTCGTTGTCTCACTCGTCCTCAATTCGATGATTGGACGAACGGATATGTCGACGTTCGCTGCTTTTGCGATCGTCTTGATGTTCGAGAGCCCGACCGCCGACTACGTCCACTATGCCTTATCACGGTCGTTGTTGACTGTCGTCGGTGTGTTATCTGCCGTCCTTGTCAATTACATCGTTTTCCCGCCACATTATGAAGACCGCTTACTGTTACTCGTCAAAAAAACGACGCAACAGTTGATGGAAGATTGGCGAAGCCTTGTGCAAGATGATGGACGCTTGCTGACTGTTCGTAAACAAATCCTCAAACATGAGGAAATGATGTTGATGCTCCAAGAAGATCAAAAATATCCACTAGTGGCGAGCGGTCAAAGTGAAGCGTTCATTCGACTGAAGGAGCTTGTCGATCTTGAAGACAAGTTGCTCGTCTTGCTTGAAAGCATTGCTAGTCACCGGGATATCCCGATGACAGAAGAACAAGAAAAGACGCTCGGTCAGGAAATTGATTTCTTACTCAGCCATCATTACGATGTCATCTTCTCCCACGAACGAAAACAAGCGATGTTCTCATTCGATCAAGAATTAAGCGAGGCGAAGGATATCATCCATGGGCATTTGCTCGATTACCGGGAACAGTTAGAAAAAATGAAGTGA
- a CDS encoding DUF4097 family beta strand repeat-containing protein: MEEHNSRSVRKRKQSSFTRLKNKQKQKMDARLNRIGEKGPVKRPLYLYGGVILGLVVIYSITLLVSTELLSRGESFKTTNRYKSLAIEAPHATVQFVRSTDGNVQIKLVDSASSGKRLKISTSTNTVTVTGRDGWLSRLGNRPSEKTADYTIQVGLPSYMNRVDVDAGTLKGMGIYAKTIEMDGEAMSLDKVKGDEITLNATRAISVKEMDAVHAQVTGESVSLADYMAKLSLDVTTIDGATKLKPNKSAGTITIDTGGDIKASDRYTKQKNKDETIYELSKQEKPEVTVNSEVGQVTLE, translated from the coding sequence ATGGAAGAGCATAATAGTAGGAGTGTGCGGAAACGAAAACAATCGTCGTTCACACGCTTAAAAAATAAACAAAAACAAAAGATGGATGCACGGTTGAACCGGATTGGAGAAAAAGGACCAGTGAAGCGACCGCTTTATTTATACGGTGGTGTCATTCTCGGACTTGTCGTCATCTATTCGATCACATTGCTCGTCTCAACGGAATTGTTATCGCGCGGCGAGTCATTCAAAACGACGAATCGCTATAAATCTCTCGCCATCGAGGCACCGCACGCAACGGTACAATTCGTTCGAAGCACAGACGGAAACGTCCAAATCAAACTCGTCGATAGTGCGTCGAGTGGGAAACGACTGAAAATCAGTACATCGACGAATACGGTGACGGTGACAGGACGAGATGGTTGGCTGTCTCGACTTGGCAATCGTCCGAGCGAAAAAACAGCAGATTACACGATTCAAGTGGGACTACCAAGTTATATGAACCGTGTCGATGTCGATGCTGGAACACTTAAAGGAATGGGCATCTACGCAAAAACGATCGAGATGGACGGAGAAGCGATGAGTCTCGATAAAGTAAAAGGTGATGAGATTACACTGAATGCAACACGTGCGATTTCTGTCAAGGAAATGGACGCCGTCCATGCGCAGGTGACAGGCGAGAGTGTCTCGCTGGCAGACTATATGGCGAAGTTGAGTCTTGACGTTACGACGATTGACGGCGCGACGAAGCTAAAACCAAATAAATCAGCCGGTACGATTACGATCGACACGGGAGGCGATATTAAAGCCTCTGACCGATATACGAAACAAAAGAATAAGGATGAGACGATTTATGAACTGTCGAAACAAGAAAAACCGGAAGTGACAGTCAATAGTGAAGTCGGGCAGGTGACGCTCGAGTGA
- a CDS encoding metal-dependent hydrolase: MKLTYHGQSTVTIETNGHHLVIDPFFSGNDKATTNPDDVKADFILLTHAHADHMLDAERIAKATGATIIATHELATYLSFKGLNVHPMNLGGQFEFPFGKVKMTQAFHSSSIIDEEKQTITYMGMPAGFLLTIEGKEIYHAGDTALFGDLALYGAHHEIDLAFLPIGDNFTMGPDDALIAADMLQAKAVVPIHYDTFDLIKQDANAFCEKIEAQGQTGHPLAIGESLEL, from the coding sequence ATGAAATTGACTTATCACGGACAATCGACAGTAACAATCGAGACGAACGGGCATCATCTCGTCATCGATCCATTTTTTAGCGGTAACGACAAAGCGACGACGAATCCCGATGACGTCAAGGCAGATTTCATTCTTTTAACGCATGCGCATGCCGATCATATGCTTGATGCAGAGCGAATCGCGAAAGCGACGGGAGCGACGATCATCGCTACGCATGAGTTGGCGACGTATCTGAGTTTCAAAGGACTCAACGTTCACCCGATGAACCTCGGCGGACAGTTTGAATTTCCGTTTGGTAAAGTGAAGATGACACAAGCATTCCATTCATCAAGTATCATTGATGAAGAGAAACAAACGATTACGTATATGGGGATGCCAGCTGGATTCTTGCTGACGATTGAAGGAAAGGAAATCTATCATGCAGGTGATACGGCACTGTTCGGGGATTTAGCCCTTTATGGTGCTCATCACGAAATCGATTTAGCCTTCTTACCGATCGGTGATAACTTCACGATGGGTCCAGATGATGCGTTGATCGCTGCAGATATGTTGCAAGCAAAAGCCGTTGTACCGATCCACTACGATACATTTGATTTAATCAAACAAGATGCGAACGCATTCTGTGAAAAGATTGAAGCACAAGGTCAAACGGGTCATCCACTCGCAATCGGCGAGTCACTCGAATTATAA
- a CDS encoding winged helix-turn-helix transcriptional regulator — protein MSTEQFPVNRALAIIGGKWRPQLYCTLENGPKRFLELQRAIPGISRKVLTDQLKELERLGMIERIEFDEAVLHVEYKLTEAAFTLQPAMKGLCAWGEGNQISES, from the coding sequence ATGTCGACAGAACAATTTCCGGTCAATCGGGCGCTCGCCATCATCGGCGGAAAATGGCGCCCACAATTATATTGCACGTTAGAGAACGGTCCGAAACGTTTTTTAGAGTTACAACGTGCCATTCCCGGGATTTCTCGGAAAGTCTTGACGGATCAATTAAAAGAACTCGAACGACTCGGAATGATCGAGCGGATTGAATTTGATGAAGCCGTCTTACACGTCGAATACAAATTGACAGAAGCGGCATTTACACTGCAACCTGCCATGAAAGGTTTATGTGCATGGGGGGAAGGGAATCAAATATCCGAATCCTAA
- a CDS encoding lactoylglutathione lyase family protein, which translates to MTYPRNFSHIGLSVPNLDEAVRFYQEVMGWYIIMEPSDVLEDDSAIGVMCTDVFGAGWNKFRIAHMATGDRIGIELFEFPNNEQPENNFEFWKTGIFHYAIQDPDVEGLVEKIVAHGGKQRMPIREYYPGDKPYRMVYCEDPFGNLVEIYSHSYELTYSEGAY; encoded by the coding sequence ATGACGTATCCACGTAATTTTTCGCACATCGGTCTTTCCGTGCCGAATCTCGACGAAGCCGTCCGTTTTTATCAAGAGGTGATGGGCTGGTATATCATCATGGAACCGTCTGATGTCCTTGAAGATGATTCTGCCATCGGTGTCATGTGTACGGATGTCTTTGGTGCAGGATGGAACAAGTTCCGGATTGCTCACATGGCGACAGGTGACCGCATCGGAATCGAGTTGTTCGAGTTCCCGAACAATGAACAACCCGAAAATAACTTCGAATTCTGGAAAACAGGCATCTTCCATTATGCGATCCAAGATCCAGACGTCGAAGGACTCGTCGAAAAAATCGTCGCCCACGGCGGCAAACAACGGATGCCAATCCGCGAATACTATCCGGGAGACAAGCCGTATCGAATGGTATACTGTGAGGATCCATTCGGTAACCTCGTTGAAATCTACTCTCACTCGTATGAACTCACGTATTCGGAAGGAGCGTATTAA
- a CDS encoding zinc-binding dehydrogenase, which yields MKAWLNHSGTAIDQWTFEEVETPTPGEGQALIRVKTVALNPVDYKATNNPAWTFPHIPGVDLAGVVEQIGPGAEVKIGDRVAIHTNLQRDGAFAEYALVDTRALALIPEDVSFAEAVAILCAGMTAYEAIVQKMNTTEKETILIHAGAGGVGGIGIQLAKRLGLKVATTASTENHEWVKRLGADLAIDYKKENVTDVIRDWTNGRGADLIFNTVGRDEATADLGRLAFSGQLAFIAGGPDQSVVKPFTLSPSIHEVALAAAYASEDDRAIRNLGHMASELLKLVAAKALDPLVTEEIPAADIVKGLQRLSERHVRGKIIATFN from the coding sequence ATGAAAGCATGGTTAAATCACTCAGGTACAGCGATTGATCAATGGACATTCGAAGAGGTCGAGACGCCGACGCCAGGAGAAGGTCAAGCCTTGATTCGCGTCAAGACCGTCGCGCTGAATCCCGTCGACTATAAGGCGACCAACAATCCAGCTTGGACGTTTCCACATATTCCAGGCGTCGATCTAGCTGGTGTCGTCGAACAAATCGGACCCGGCGCAGAAGTGAAAATCGGCGATCGTGTAGCGATTCATACGAACCTGCAACGCGATGGCGCTTTTGCTGAATATGCACTCGTCGATACACGTGCCCTCGCCCTGATTCCGGAAGACGTCTCATTCGCTGAAGCCGTTGCGATTCTTTGCGCAGGCATGACTGCCTATGAAGCCATCGTTCAGAAGATGAACACGACAGAGAAAGAAACGATCCTTATCCATGCTGGTGCAGGTGGTGTTGGTGGCATCGGCATTCAACTCGCAAAACGCCTTGGTCTTAAGGTCGCGACGACTGCTTCGACAGAAAACCATGAGTGGGTCAAGCGACTCGGTGCCGATCTTGCCATCGACTACAAAAAAGAAAATGTCACGGATGTCATCCGCGATTGGACGAACGGTCGCGGTGCTGACTTGATTTTCAATACAGTCGGTCGAGATGAAGCAACAGCGGATCTCGGACGTCTTGCCTTCTCGGGGCAACTCGCCTTCATCGCCGGTGGTCCCGATCAGTCGGTCGTTAAGCCGTTCACGCTCTCCCCTTCGATCCATGAAGTGGCACTCGCGGCTGCTTATGCCAGCGAAGATGACCGGGCCATCCGAAACCTCGGTCATATGGCAAGCGAGTTATTAAAACTCGTCGCAGCAAAAGCACTCGATCCTCTCGTTACAGAAGAGATTCCAGCAGCTGACATCGTCAAAGGATTACAACGTTTATCTGAACGCCACGTCCGTGGTAAAATCATCGCTACATTCAATTAA
- a CDS encoding GNAT family N-acetyltransferase has protein sequence MVTHYRDYEQFKKVVLPFLLERPDTHQLILGILERGDEPLLMATAQEGDHRLVILQTIPEQAIVAGDVFSKEGIRKLARILDSPGFVGEQAILAPLLLPHSMYEIHMEQGMYALTKVKMPLVPKNVVFRPISDDERQQALAFASGFLYEVETRPSERQLTQLHQSMTRHIQQESLFGLFRGDMLVAMAAATRPTQTGITISYVYTPKELRGNGYASYLVAKLSEHLRQSYPVVTLYTDWSNQTANKIYQHVGFELVGRSLHIKKQERYR, from the coding sequence ATGGTGACGCATTATCGTGATTATGAACAGTTCAAAAAGGTCGTCCTCCCGTTTTTGCTTGAACGTCCGGATACCCATCAGTTGATTCTTGGCATATTAGAACGTGGGGATGAACCGCTTTTGATGGCAACGGCACAAGAAGGCGATCATCGTCTCGTCATATTGCAAACGATACCGGAGCAAGCCATCGTCGCAGGCGATGTGTTCTCAAAAGAGGGAATCCGAAAGCTTGCCAGAATTTTGGATAGCCCAGGATTCGTCGGAGAACAGGCGATCTTAGCGCCGCTGTTACTGCCACATTCCATGTATGAGATACATATGGAACAGGGGATGTATGCACTGACGAAGGTCAAGATGCCGCTTGTTCCGAAAAACGTCGTCTTCCGACCGATTTCGGACGATGAAAGACAACAAGCCTTAGCGTTTGCGTCCGGATTTTTATATGAAGTTGAAACACGACCTTCTGAGCGACAGCTTACGCAACTCCATCAGTCGATGACGCGACACATCCAGCAAGAAAGCTTGTTCGGATTGTTTCGTGGAGATATGCTTGTCGCGATGGCGGCAGCGACGCGTCCGACACAAACGGGGATTACGATTTCTTACGTCTATACGCCGAAAGAACTGCGTGGAAATGGGTATGCCTCGTATCTCGTCGCCAAACTATCTGAACATCTACGACAGTCTTATCCGGTCGTGACGCTCTATACCGATTGGTCGAACCAGACAGCGAATAAAATCTATCAGCATGTCGGTTTCGAGTTAGTCGGACGATCCTTACATATCAAAAAACAAGAGCGCTATCGGTAA
- the pyrE gene encoding orotate phosphoribosyltransferase, which produces MVNPIASALLRIEAVTLSPNDPYTWASGLRSPIYCDNRLTLSYPAVRSLIANALAEKVKGLAVDVIAGTATAGIPHAALVAERLGLPMVYVRSGNKKHGKGNQIEGVIRPGQRVVVIEDLLSTGMSAIEAAEALQAKGADVIRIQAIFSYGMERLSNNLRDAKIEADALLTFEALLETAQQQGDITIEEQKQLADWSKDPVAWSERFTANV; this is translated from the coding sequence ATGGTAAATCCAATCGCTAGTGCGTTACTCCGTATTGAAGCCGTCACCTTATCGCCAAACGATCCATACACATGGGCAAGTGGACTTCGTTCACCGATCTATTGTGATAATCGGTTGACGCTCTCGTACCCGGCAGTTCGTTCCTTGATTGCAAATGCACTCGCTGAGAAAGTGAAGGGACTTGCAGTCGATGTGATTGCTGGAACCGCTACGGCAGGCATTCCACACGCAGCACTCGTCGCAGAACGGTTAGGATTACCGATGGTCTACGTGCGTAGTGGGAATAAGAAACACGGAAAAGGAAATCAAATCGAAGGTGTCATTCGACCTGGACAACGTGTCGTCGTCATCGAAGACTTATTATCGACAGGGATGTCTGCGATCGAAGCGGCGGAAGCCTTGCAAGCGAAGGGAGCAGATGTCATTCGCATTCAAGCGATCTTCTCGTACGGAATGGAGCGCTTGTCAAATAATCTCCGCGACGCAAAGATTGAAGCGGATGCATTACTGACGTTCGAAGCGTTACTCGAAACCGCACAACAACAAGGCGATATTACTATAGAAGAGCAAAAACAGTTAGCGGATTGGTCGAAAGATCCAGTCGCTTGGAGCGAACGTTTTACAGCGAACGTCTAA
- the pyrF gene encoding orotidine-5'-phosphate decarboxylase translates to MNQLYIALDFPTEAEVFSFLERFEATRPAVKIGMELFYAAGGTFVRKLVERGHAVFLDVKVHDIPETARRTMRIIGQLGVELTNVHVAGGKEMMIAAREGLRETNAETQLIGVTQLTSTDEAMLRDLKIEGAMPAVVRAYAHLAEAAGLDGIVCSALDLPELVPACRTDFRFVTPGIRPTNSQADDQKRVATVLDARQNGASDLVIGRPITRAEHPEQVYQMLLEQWKGQFSW, encoded by the coding sequence ATGAATCAACTTTACATCGCGCTTGATTTTCCGACCGAAGCAGAAGTTTTTTCGTTTCTCGAACGGTTTGAAGCGACACGACCAGCCGTGAAAATCGGGATGGAATTGTTTTATGCAGCAGGCGGAACGTTCGTCCGTAAACTCGTCGAGCGTGGACACGCGGTGTTCCTCGATGTCAAAGTCCACGACATTCCAGAAACGGCACGCCGGACGATGCGGATCATCGGACAGCTAGGCGTCGAACTGACGAACGTCCATGTTGCTGGTGGCAAAGAGATGATGATCGCGGCGCGAGAAGGACTGCGTGAGACGAACGCCGAGACACAACTGATTGGCGTGACTCAGTTGACATCGACGGATGAAGCGATGTTACGCGATTTAAAGATTGAAGGAGCGATGCCGGCAGTCGTTCGTGCGTATGCGCACCTCGCAGAAGCAGCGGGACTAGATGGTATCGTCTGTTCAGCACTCGATCTTCCGGAATTAGTTCCAGCCTGTCGGACAGATTTTCGGTTCGTCACACCCGGCATTCGTCCGACGAACAGTCAAGCGGATGATCAAAAGCGGGTCGCGACCGTTCTTGATGCTCGTCAAAATGGAGCGTCGGATTTAGTGATCGGTCGTCCGATTACGCGTGCTGAACATCCAGAACAGGTCTATCAGATGCTACTTGAACAATGGAAGGGGCAATTCTCATGGTAA
- a CDS encoding dihydroorotate dehydrogenase, whose translation MTERLRVELPGLSLKNPIMPASGCFGFGEEYAKLYDLSELGAIMIKAATGEERYGNPTPRVAESGMGMLNAIGLQNPGVDGILTNKLPFLETFDTAIIANVAGSTPEEYELVAEKMSQHPGIHALELNISCPNVKSGGIQFGTDPLLAAELTRRVKRVSTKPVYVKLSPNVTSIVEMARAVEAAGADGLTMINTLVGMRIDVRTGQPILANRIGGLSGPSIKPVAIRMIHDVAQVISIPIIGMGGVMEVDDVLEMIYAGASAVAVGTANFVNPYICQELIQQLPERMDELGIDHILDIRGRAYESTLHRA comes from the coding sequence ATGACGGAACGATTGCGTGTCGAGTTGCCGGGTCTCTCTTTAAAAAATCCGATCATGCCGGCATCCGGATGTTTTGGATTCGGTGAGGAATATGCGAAGTTGTATGATTTATCAGAGCTTGGGGCGATCATGATTAAAGCAGCGACGGGGGAAGAACGCTACGGAAACCCGACGCCGCGTGTCGCAGAGAGTGGGATGGGGATGTTGAATGCAATCGGTCTCCAAAACCCGGGTGTCGATGGCATCCTAACGAATAAATTGCCTTTTCTCGAGACGTTCGATACGGCGATCATCGCCAATGTCGCGGGTTCGACACCGGAAGAATATGAGCTCGTCGCAGAAAAAATGAGTCAGCATCCTGGCATTCATGCACTGGAATTAAATATTTCCTGTCCGAACGTCAAATCGGGCGGAATCCAGTTCGGAACGGATCCGTTGCTTGCCGCTGAGTTGACCCGACGTGTCAAACGAGTCTCGACTAAACCGGTCTACGTCAAACTATCACCGAACGTCACTTCGATCGTCGAGATGGCGCGTGCCGTCGAAGCGGCTGGTGCAGATGGTCTGACGATGATCAACACACTCGTTGGGATGCGAATCGATGTCCGGACGGGACAGCCGATCCTTGCGAACCGTATTGGTGGATTATCAGGTCCGTCGATCAAACCGGTCGCGATTCGGATGATTCATGATGTCGCGCAAGTCATCTCGATCCCGATCATCGGCATGGGTGGCGTGATGGAGGTCGATGATGTCCTCGAAATGATTTACGCCGGGGCTTCGGCCGTTGCCGTCGGTACCGCAAACTTCGTCAATCCATACATCTGTCAAGAATTGATTCAGCAGTTACCAGAACGGATGGACGAACTTGGCATCGATCATATTTTAGACATCAGGGGGAGAGCATATGAATCAACTTTACATCGCGCTTGA
- a CDS encoding iron-sulfur cluster-binding protein, producing the protein MKQLLTVVSRRTVAQGATELVCRLEQPQVIAPGRFMHLRVGPLLRRPISIARVDHDLITFLFKEIGQGTAELASLRPDDTIDALGPLGNGFPIAAIHPAQRVVLVGGGIGVPPLYETMRQLVARGVTCEAILGFDTATSVFYEAEFQALGKTTVTTVDGTHGTTGFVTAALRPESYDVLLACGPEPMLRTLQQQPIEHKYLSIENRMGCGIGACFACVCQTPTGGYVKTCSDGPVFRAEEVVL; encoded by the coding sequence ATGAAGCAACTCTTGACGGTCGTCTCTCGACGAACGGTAGCTCAAGGTGCGACAGAACTCGTCTGTCGCCTTGAGCAACCTCAGGTCATCGCGCCAGGGCGATTCATGCATCTTCGCGTCGGGCCACTCTTACGCCGACCAATCTCGATTGCCCGGGTCGACCATGATTTGATCACGTTTCTCTTTAAAGAAATCGGACAAGGAACAGCAGAACTGGCTTCTTTGCGTCCGGATGATACGATTGATGCCCTCGGACCGCTTGGAAACGGGTTTCCGATTGCTGCTATCCATCCCGCTCAACGCGTCGTCCTCGTTGGTGGGGGAATCGGTGTCCCGCCGCTGTATGAGACGATGCGCCAACTTGTCGCCCGGGGCGTGACATGTGAAGCGATTCTAGGATTTGATACAGCAACAAGTGTTTTTTACGAAGCGGAATTCCAAGCACTCGGCAAGACGACGGTCACGACCGTCGATGGAACGCATGGCACGACAGGATTCGTCACGGCAGCCTTACGTCCAGAAAGCTACGACGTTCTACTCGCCTGCGGACCGGAACCGATGTTGCGAACGTTACAGCAACAACCGATCGAACATAAGTATCTGTCGATTGAAAACCGAATGGGGTGCGGTATCGGAGCATGCTTTGCCTGTGTCTGTCAAACACCGACGGGCGGATACGTCAAGACGTGTTCCGATGGTCCAGTCTTTCGGGCAGAGGAGGTCGTATTATGA